CAACAGGCTTCAGAGTCCGTTAGCGGCACGGTACAAACATAGGTGGATTCTTTAGGCCGGCCATCTGCCTGCAGAGGGAGGGTTTTCATTTCCACGCCAAGCGCGGGAAAGTCAGGCACAGCTTGGGAGCCAGAAGTCGCCCCTAGGGCCAGTTCCAACAATTCCCCGACCCACCCTTTGGCACGCCGTAAATCCTGGGGCACCCGCCGATCAAGGCGGGCAGCAATCTGCTCAAGAGACGATCCCGCTAATGCCTGGGCCCGCGCTAATAGTTCACTCTCATTAGCGGGAGGAGGCAACGAAAATATTGTCATAATAAAAGCCAATTATGGGCAATGACCCGCGCTCTGTCGAGACCTTACCGTCCAAGCATGGTAGGATATTTGCTCCAAGCAATGACTGTTCACGAGCAATGAAAGCACTGGTCATCGAAAATCTGCAAAAAACCTACAGCAACCATTTTGTAGCTCTAAAAGGAATAGATCTAGAGGTAGAACAAGGCGATTTTTTCGCCCTGTTAGGCCCCAATGGGGCAGGAAAATCCACCACTATCGGCATTATCTCCTCCTTGATTACCAAAAGCGCCGGAAAAGTATCGGTCTTTGGCATGGACCTGGAGCGGGAACCGGAAGAAGCCAAGCGGATCATTGGCCTCGTCCCTCAGGAATTTAACTGTAACGGCTTTGAAAAAGTTTTTAACATCTTGGTTACCCAGGCCGGGTATTACGGGATCGAGCCCAGAATCGCCCGCACTCGCGCCGAACAACGGCTAAAGCAGCTGGGCCTGTGGGATAAACGCGACGAGTGCGCCCGCACCCTTTCCGGGGGAATGAAGCGCCGCCTGATGATCGCCCGCGCCCTGGTGCATGATCCCCGCCTCCTGATCCTAGATGAGCCCACGGCCGGAGTCGATATTGAGCTGCGCCGCTCCATGTGGCAATTTCTCCAGGAAACCAACACTGAAGGGACTACGATCATTTTAACCACCCACTACCTGGAGGAAGCTGAAAGACTCTGCCGCAACATTGCCATTATTGACCGCGGTGCCATCATTGAGCATAACTCCATGAAAACCTTACTGACCAAACTCAACCGAGAGACCTTCATCCTCTACCTTAAAGAACCGCTGAATTTTACCCCCGCTCTCCCCAACTATCCTCTCCATCGCGTGGATGACACGACCCTGGAAGCGGAAGTCCGCAAGGAGGAGGATCTTAATACCCTCTTTGCAGCCCTTTCCAAGGAAGGGATTCGGGTGCTAAGCATGCGGAATAAAGCCAACCGGCTGGAAGAGCTCTTTATAGACCTCATCACCCCTAGCGATACGCTTGCCGCATGAGCCGCGCACAACGTCATTATATTGCCTTCAAGACCCTAGTTATCAAGGAAGTCCGGCGCTTCACCCGCATTTGGGTCCAAACCCTGCTGCCGCCAGCGGTTACCATGACATTGTATTTCATTATTTTCGGCAGCCTCATTGGCGCTCGTATTGGCCCCATGGAAGGTTTTAGCTACATGGAATACATTGCCCCCGGCCTGATCATGATGGCGGTTATTACCCATTCTTATTCCAATGTGGTGTCCTCCTTTTTCAGCGCCAAATTCCAACACTATGTGGAAGAGCTGCTGGTTTCGCCAACCCCCCATAGCATTATTCTGGCGGGTTATGTGGTAGGTGGTGCGGTGCGAGGATTAATGGTCGGCTTGCTTGTTCTGTTCATAGCACTTTTTTTTACTCACCTGAAGGTAGAGCATCCCCTCATTACCTGCGCCGTCGCCGTACTAACCGCCATCGTGTTTGCGCTGGGAGGATTTATTAACGCTACGTTTGCTAATAACTTCGACGATATTTCTATCGTCCCCAATTTCATCCTGACCCCATTGACCTACCTAGGGGGCGTTTTTTATTCTATCAACCTGATGCCCGAATTTGGCCAAACCCTTTCTCTCTTTAACCCTATTCTCTATATGGTCAACGCCTTCCGCTATGGTATTTTGGGTGTATCGGATATTAACGTCTGGACAGCTTTCGCCCTTATCCTGATATTTCTGATAGGGCTGACGGGGTTGGCTCTCTATTTACTGCACAAGGGAGTAGGGATAAGAACCTAAACCGTGCGCTCCTCCCTGTATACCATCCCATGCATCCCTTCAAATATTACACCATCCGACGTTTAAACCCCTATCTGGGCGTTCTTCAGGTGATTGATGCCGGCAAGGTGCGGGTCTATTCCAGCGAGGGTAAAACCTGGCGGCCACGACGGGTTGCGGGTAGCGAACGTTTCTGGTCTGAAACAGATATCGGCGGTAATGGCTATGACCGCGCCGAGGTTTCTAAAAGCGCTCTCACCAAAGCCATTGAGCATCACCCACCGCTCCCTTTTCCAGCCGGCGATCGCCTTGAACTATGGCTGCTGCGCAAAGCAACTGGCTTGCCCTTAGCGCTGCTCAATAGCTGCCACTGGGAGCACGATATGGCAGCCGTCACCGATCCGGCTTGGCGGGCATTCCCCCCGGGCGCTACGGACTTTGAAGTCCCTGGCCTAGCGGCCACCCGCGGGGCGCGCCATCGAGACATGCTGGAATGGTGGATTAACGATGCGGCCCGGCCACTACCCGCTGCTCAATGGTTCCAGCGTGACTCCAATGGGGCAGGCACGGGACTAGACGGACTCCGGATCGAACCCGCCTGGCGAGGGCGAATCTTGCCAGCCTTGGCCTTCCCGGAGCTTTTGCTGGATGAACGCTGGGAAAGAGAGGAAGCCACCCAGTTAGTCCAAGGCTACCATGACTGGCACGGGGCTCTGCTCCTGGCCCATGGAAACCTGCCACGGAATACCCGGCAGCGGCTGGAGAAAGCTGCCCAGAAGAGACCCGACATGCTCCTAGAAAGCCACCTCATGCTCCCCGAGGTTCTGGACTCCGAGGCATTAAAAGTCGCCTTGGTCGCCGCACGACTCATGCAAACACTTTAATCAATTTAAAGGAAATTCCCTGGTGGATTTTATCCATATTCTGGCGCTGGCTATTTTGCAAGGACTCACTGAATTTCTTCCTATCTCCAGTTCCGCCCATCTTATTCTTCTGCCGGTTCTCGCTGGCTGGACCGATCAAGGGCTTGCCTTCGACGTGGCGGTTCACCTGGGAACCTTAGTTGCGGTCATCAGCTATTTCCGGCTAGAACTAGCAAGGATGGCGAGGGATTGGCTCCAATCCCTCGCTGCGGGCCAACAACAAGGAGAAAGCCGTCTTGCCTGGGCCGTACTCCTTGGTACCTTACCGGTCGGATTAGTCGGTATCATGCTAACCGAAACCACCCAAGAAGCGCTCCGCTCTCCCCTAATCATCGCCTGGAGCACGGTAGGGTTCGGATTCCTTCTCGCCTACGCTGACTGGGCCGGCAAACAACAACGAAACGAGCATACCCTCACCTGGCGCGACATCCTCTTCATTGGCCTAGCTCAAGCCTTAGCCCTAATTCCCGGCACCTCCCGTTCCGGCATCACCATCACTGCCGGCCTAATGTTAGGGCTCACTCGGGAAGGAGCCGCCCGATTTTCCTTCTTATTGGCGATCCCGGTTATCCTTCTTGCCGGCGGACTAGCCGCTTTGGATTTGTTGAATCATACTGAAACCGTAGATTGGAACGCTCTCGCCCTTGGCGCCCTAATTTCCGGCCTTTGCGCCTATGCCTGCATCCACTATTTCTTTAAATTTCTTCAGCGTATCGGCATGCTTCCCTTCGCAGTATACCGGTTACTGCTGGGCGCTCTATTATTTTATCTGTTTTCATAAAATAGTTTTCGACTCCAAATTGACAGTTCACACGGCAGTCCGTAGAATTAATAGCTTTTTAGACACTCAGCCAATTGCTGGAGCGATAACGGATGAAAACCTTCAGTGCCAAACCCAAAGAAGTTCGACGCGACTGGTATCTTGTAGACGCCAATGGGGTAACCCTAGGACGCCTAGCAAGTGAGATCGCCCGGCGTCTGCGGGGAAAGCATAAAGCTATCTACACCCCCCATATCGATACTGGGGATTACATTGTAGTGGTCAATGCGGAGAAAATCCGCGCCACGGGCAAGAAAATGGCGCAGAAGCATTACTACAGGCACTCAGGCTATCCTGGTGGGATTAAATCCCTCACTCTGGAGAAACTCCTTGAGCGGGCCCCCGAACGGGCAATAGAGCTCGCTGTCAAAGGAATGTTACCCAAAAATCCCTTGGGCCGTGCAATGTTTCGCAAGCTAAACGTTTATGGGGGAAGCAACCATCCCCACATTGCGCAACAGCCCCAACCCCTCAAGATCTAACATCAGTCGCGAGCATCTCAATCATGGCAGAGACATATTACGCTACCGGCCGCCGCAAAACTTCTACCGCCCGGGTCTATCTGAGTAGCGGAAGTGGTAATATTTTAATCAATAACCGTAGCATAGAAGAATACTTTGGCAGAGAAACTTCACGGATGATCGTCCGCCAACCACTGGAATTAGTGGAATTAAACGAGAAGCTAGACGTGCGGATTTTCGTTCGCGGAGGTGGGAGTAGCGGTCAAGCGGGCGCTATTCGCCATGGTATTGCCCGGGCACTCGTCAGCTACGACGAAATACTCAAGCCCCCGCTCCGCAAAGCAGGATTTGTTACCCGGGACCCCAGAGCCGTGGAACGCAAGAAAATCGGCCTCCATAAAGCCCGCAAAGCACCTCAATACTCGAAGCGTTAATAGTTTTTTGTTGGGGGATCGTCTAGTGGTAGGACAGCGGACTCTGACTCCGCCAACCTAGGTTCGAATCCTAGTCCCCCAGCCAAAAAACAAAGGCCAGTAGTATTACTGCGCCTTTGTGTTAATCTCTAAGCCGAAAAACTCTAATTAAAGTCCGCCATGGATGATAATCTCCTCTAGTGCCTTCCGTTGCCGCTCACGGGAATCCCGCTGGGCGTATTTCTCTGGTATCAGAGAAGGCTTACCGGCATAGCCAATTGCTAGCCCTGTAAAAGGCTCCAGCAAACCAGCGAAGCTAAATATCTGCCGCGCCTTATCAGGTTCAATACCGATCATCTGATGTACACTTAAACCACGTGCAGTTGCTTCAAAAGTGAGGCAAGCTGATGCAGCTCCCAAGTCATGGATCGCCGCCTTGTTCTGCTTACCATTATGCTCAAATTCATGTTCAACCAGGCCCAGAGCGAGTACCGGTGCATTTTTCGCCCACGGCTGATTGCCTTCCGCAAGTACGCTGAGCACCTGCTCCCAGATTTCCTGACTACGCTCCCGGACACCGACAATATACCGCCAAGGCTGGGCATTGTAGGACGACATAGCCCAGCGGGCCGCTTCGAACATGGCACGCAGATCATCTTCACTGACCTCGCGGCTTGGATCAAAAGCATAAGGGCTCCAGCGTTGGACAAGCAGGCCGTGAACAGGATAATCGACGGGGGCGTTGCGGTTCATAAAGCGTTCCTTATGGGTAGTGCTTATAAAAAACAAGCATAGGGTATCCGATTCAATCAGGCAACGGAATGTAACCAGTCTCGCCAAGAATATCCATCCTCATATCGCCCTTATAAGGATGAGATCTGAATGTCTTTTAATCAGCCGGAATTTCGCAGGGACCTATGTGATCGAGGAATACAAAAAAGTCTACCGTCCATCGCTTACAAGAAGGCAGTACATGAAGGAACATTGAATCCAACCTCACCTTTTTCTCGCGGTCTGATTACCGGAATCAACAGTTCTAGCTGCGCCCGTCCATTTTAGTTCTGCTGCGGATAAATAGCCCATGATTTAGCCCGCCATGAAAGGCACTTATATTTTTTAGTATGAGATAATGAGGGCAATTGCTTAATTTACTTTCGTTATAATTGATTTTCTACTTGGCATTCAGCAGTTTTTTAAATCCCTATCGTGAGCACTTTACGAAGCCTTCATTTGGATTGGAATTTAGAATAAATTATTGTTTTTAATTATAATTTAAACAATCTCAAGGATCAGCCTATTTATCATGCCCCCAAAACGCCGCCCTTTACCAGAAAGTTATCGGAATGAGGAATTCCTCTCTAGCCGCGAGGCGCGATCACTTCGGATTCTTTCCGAGTACCTGGAACCCCAACGCCGTTTTGCACGCTATAAGGTGGATGATACCGTGGTTTTCATGGGCTCGGCGCGCACTCTCCCGCAAGCACAAGCCGAACAGGCACTTAAAGAAGCTAAAGAAAGCACGGGTGATATCAGCAAAGCAGAACGACAGCTTGAAATGTCGAAGTACTATGAGGCCGCGCGGGAATTGGCGCGCCGCCTAACGGAATGGTCCAAGGCATTAAGTGATGAGGAACGGCGCTTTGTAGTATGTACGGGCGGCGGACCAGGAATCATGGAGGCTGCTAACCGAGGAGCCTCCGAAGCAAAGGGGATGAACATTGGGCTGACCATCTCCATCCCCATTGAGGAATTTGATAACTCCTATATCACTCGCGAACTTTCGTTTCACTTTCACTATTTTTTTATGCGCAAGTTTTGGTTCGCTTATTTAGCCAAAGCTATTATCGTCTTTCCAGGTGGATTTGGTACGCTTGACGAATTATTTGAACTCCTCACTCTGATGCAGACTGGTAAAATCCGCAAACACCTTCCTATTATCCTCTTTGGAAAGGCCTATTGGAATGAAGTTATTAACTTTGATGCTCTAGTCCGGTACAGTAATATCGATCCTCAAGATTTAGATTTGCTCTATCAGACCGACTCGGTTGATGAAGCTTATGCCTTTCTCATCGATCATCTCACCCGGTATGCAATTGAGGAGCGGGGAGCAATTCTTTAAATGTCCTACAAAGTCATTATCCCCGCCCGTTATGGCGCTAGCCGCCTACCAGGTAAGCCGCTGCTCGATTTGGCGGGTAAACCTATGTTGCTGCATGTCGTGGAAAAAGCTCAAAAAAGCGGTGCTGAAGAAGTCCTAGTTGCCACTGATGATAGGCGTATAGAGGCAATCGTCCAAAACCATGGTGTGCAAGTCTGTATGACCTCAGTCCAACATGACTCTGGAACTAACCGCTTAGCAGAAGCGGTAACGCAAAAAGATTATCCAGATCAAACCATTATTATCAATGTCCAGGGCGACGAGCCTCTTTTGCCTCCCTCCCTGATTACTCAAGCGGCGGAAGACCTAAAAACCCATCCCAAGGCGGATATTGCTACCTTGTGTGTACCTATTGCTAACCGAGAGGAGTTGTTTGATCCTAATATCGTTAAAGTAGTTCGGGATATACAAGGCTATGCCCTTTACTTCAGCCGGGCCCCTATTCCCTGGGCAAGAGAAGACTTTGCCGCTAAAACTGGGAACCGCTGGCCCACCTCCTGGTCTTATTATCGCCATGTCGGACTTTACGCTTATCGTGCAAGTTTCTTGCGGCGCTATCCCCAACTTCCTGTCTCCCCCCTGGAGCAGGCCGAATGCTTGGAGCAACTGCGGGTCTTATACCATGGAGGTCGCATCCATGTGGCTATCGCCGGTACAATTCCTCCTCCAGGGGTAGACACCCTGGCTGACTTGGAACGGGTGAGGCAACTGCTAGTAACCCAGGAAAGAAACCACAACTAAAGGTGGAGCACAATCTAGCGATATTATTTAATGAGAGGACAAAAAAGGTAAAACCCCCAAAGCTAGGAAGGCAGGACTCATCCGCCCGGATGAATCTTGGACCTTAACTTCTAAGGTTTGCGGCACTCGGCGGCGCGCCTTGCCAAATTGATCAGGTTGGATTGTCTGATGGCAAGCTACTTCCTGCAATACTAGTATGGGGCCTTCCTCTAAGACCTCAATAATCTGGCAAGGAATTTCTTGATGCTGGACCTGGCGGCCAATGAGGCGCCGCAGGCAAGTAACAGTGATGAGAGAGGAAACCATCGGTGGCAATTCTTTAGGAGGTGTTTTTATAGTAGCTTCGCATTGAAAAAATGCCCCCTGTTTAAAACCTAATATCATTTATAACTTTTAAAATCGTATAGAACATGATGATTCTAAGAGAATGGTTCCAAGGCAGCAAACAAGTTCTGCCTCGCTCCTCCGAGGACAAGATCGGAGTACTTTTTGTTTGTATGGCTAACTTCTGCCGCTCCCCCATGGCGAAAGGTCTCTTCCAGCAGCTGGTAGCGCATCATCACCTTAGCCATGCCATTTTTGTCGATGCGGCTGGTACCCACGGCCACTTTGCTGGCGAACGTCCGGATCCGCGAGCTCGGACATGCTGCCGGCGGCGTGGTATTGATATCGACCGCTACCGCGCCCGGCAGATTCAACCTATTGACTTCATAAAGTTCGACTACCTGATTGCCATGGACCATTCGAATTTAGCAATGTTAAAAAAACTAACGCCAGAGGGCCAAGCAAGAAAAATCCGATTACTTCTTGAACTCGCCCCTCATTTGAGAAGACAAGATGTGCCTGATCCCTATTATGGCCCCCCCAGCGAATTTGAAGCGTCCTTGGATCTCATTGAGGAGGCAGCTCATAGTCTCCTCAATGAAATTCGCCAACGGCACTTAAGTTCCCTAGCTCCTAGTTCGGGCTAATACTTGCTTCTTGTTCCCTTATCACTGGAGAAATCGCATTTTTCTATTCCTACCGCCCAAAAAGGAACTTTAGCTTCTTCTGCTCCTCCCTAGCATATTCAGCGCTTGTGCCATATTTATAGCGGCTCTTTCACGGCGGCCGCCTGCTCCCTCTCAACACCCACCTTGGTCGGTCCAGGGGATTCCGGTTCCTGGGACAACCCTTCCCGGCCTTCTTCCGATGGAGCCTTTTTTCTATCAGAAGCCGTCTCTTCTAGAGGTGATTTCGCGGGAGGAGTCGTTAACACCGTTGAAGAGGGTAAGGAGTCCTTTTCGGGATATTGCGCTTCTTCTGGCCGCTTTGTCTCTTCCTCTTCTTTTCTACCGCTGCGGTGACGATATCGGCCAGTGGCATTGACGCGGCGGCGCCGGCCTCCCCGTCGGCCTCGGGTAGTCGTCCTTGAAGATGGGGCGCTAGAACTCTCTGTGCCATTCTGCATATCCTGAGTTTCCTTTGCTTCCGATGCCGCCTGCCCACTCTCTGCCCCAGAAGAAACACCACTGCCTTCATTGCCCTGGGTATTTTCCTTGCGATTGTGCTGCCGACCTGAACCGCGCCGCCCTCTACCTTGAGAACGCCCGCGCCGGGGAGGCAAACGCCCTCGTTCGCCCGTTTCTTCAGAAACTACTTCTGTTTCTTGGGTCACCACTTCTGCCACATCTAATTCTTGGTCCCCCTTCATGAACGCTGTCCAAAAGCGCCTTAAAAAATCGGGCTCAGCCTTTGGGGCTACCGGTTGCGGTTCAGGCTTAGGAAATAAAGGAGAACCTGCTTTAACCAAGGGCTCATCTGGGATAGCGCTAGGTGTTAAAAGCGCCGGCTTTTTAGGACTTGGTTCATTTGCCATCTGGTAACTTTGCATCTCAAACCGTTTATCCACTCGGCTCTCACCTTTCCCTACATCTTTAATACGCTCAATCTCAAAAACCGGGGTTTCCAGATGAGAATTAGGAACTAAAAACAAGTGTGCCCCGTATCGCTTTTCAATGGCGGCAAGGTTAGCCCGTTTTTCATTGAGCAAAAAGGAGGCTACGGAAATAGGAAGCTGAATTACCATACGGGCAGTCTTTTCTTTAGCTGCCCCTTCTTCGATAAGACGTAAGACTGATAACCCCAAAGATTCCACTCCCCGGACCTGGCCCCGGCCATTACAGCGTGGACATACGACTTGATGGGCCTCTCCTAGGGAGGGTCGCAATCGCTGCCGTGACATCTCTAAAAGCCCAAATCTGGAAATACGGCCTACTTGCACTCGCGCCCGATCCTCGCGCAAACACTCGCGTAACCGATTTTCGACCGCCCGTTGATTACGCAACGGCGCCATATCAATAAAATCGATAACGATCAATCCCCCTAAATCACGCAGCCTTAGTTGACGTGCTATCTCCTCAGCCGCTTCTAAGTTAGTGGAAAGGGCCGTCTCCTCAATATCCTCGCCCTTATTTGCCCGCGCCGAGTTAATATCGATGGTGGTCAAAGCCTCAGTATAATCGACGACAATCGCGCCACCAGAAGGCAGTGCTACCTCATGCTGGAATGCCGTCTCAATTTGAGACTCGATTTGAAAGCGGGTGAAAAGAGAAACCTTATCTTGGTAAAGTTTAAGTTTGCGTAGCTCAGGGGGCATTACTTGGCGCATGAAATCATAGGCCCGCTGGTAAACATCTGGAGTATCAATAAGGATCTCGCCTATATCCAGGCGGAGGTAATCCCGCAATGCGCGAATAATGACATCGCTTTCCTGATAGATAAGAAAAGGCGCGGGCCGCCCCTCAGCGGCCGCCTGGATAGAATGCCAAAGGTGGAGTAAGTAATTAAGATCCCATTGTAATTCCTCAGCGTTTTTACCAACGGCGGCAGTCCGCGTAATGAGACCCATACCTTCAGGAATTTCGAGGGTACGCATTGCCTCCAATAGCATACTTCTCTCTTCCCCCTCGATCCGGCGCGAAACCCCACCAGCCCTTGGATTATTAGGCATCAAAACGAGATACCGTCCAGCTAGACTAATAAAAGTAGAGAGCGCCGCGCCCTTATTGCCTCGCTCTTCTTTTTCTACCTGAACGACTAATTCTTGCCCTTCTTTAAGCACGTCCTGGACTTTAGGGCGGTCTCCAGATTCTCCCT
This sequence is a window from Nitrosococcus oceani ATCC 19707. Protein-coding genes within it:
- a CDS encoding ABC transporter permease, with the protein product MSRAQRHYIAFKTLVIKEVRRFTRIWVQTLLPPAVTMTLYFIIFGSLIGARIGPMEGFSYMEYIAPGLIMMAVITHSYSNVVSSFFSAKFQHYVEELLVSPTPHSIILAGYVVGGAVRGLMVGLLVLFIALFFTHLKVEHPLITCAVAVLTAIVFALGGFINATFANNFDDISIVPNFILTPLTYLGGVFYSINLMPEFGQTLSLFNPILYMVNAFRYGILGVSDINVWTAFALILIFLIGLTGLALYLLHKGVGIRT
- a CDS encoding nitroreductase family protein; protein product: MNRNAPVDYPVHGLLVQRWSPYAFDPSREVSEDDLRAMFEAARWAMSSYNAQPWRYIVGVRERSQEIWEQVLSVLAEGNQPWAKNAPVLALGLVEHEFEHNGKQNKAAIHDLGAASACLTFEATARGLSVHQMIGIEPDKARQIFSFAGLLEPFTGLAIGYAGKPSLIPEKYAQRDSRERQRKALEEIIIHGGL
- a CDS encoding LOG family protein; translated protein: MPPKRRPLPESYRNEEFLSSREARSLRILSEYLEPQRRFARYKVDDTVVFMGSARTLPQAQAEQALKEAKESTGDISKAERQLEMSKYYEAARELARRLTEWSKALSDEERRFVVCTGGGPGIMEAANRGASEAKGMNIGLTISIPIEEFDNSYITRELSFHFHYFFMRKFWFAYLAKAIIVFPGGFGTLDELFELLTLMQTGKIRKHLPIILFGKAYWNEVINFDALVRYSNIDPQDLDLLYQTDSVDEAYAFLIDHLTRYAIEERGAIL
- a CDS encoding Rne/Rng family ribonuclease produces the protein MKRMLINATHAEELRVAMVDGQYLQDLDIENPAREQKKANIYKGKITRIEPSLDAVFVDYGADRQGFLPLKEVTRSYFQSHQGESGDRPKVQDVLKEGQELVVQVEKEERGNKGAALSTFISLAGRYLVLMPNNPRAGGVSRRIEGEERSMLLEAMRTLEIPEGMGLITRTAAVGKNAEELQWDLNYLLHLWHSIQAAAEGRPAPFLIYQESDVIIRALRDYLRLDIGEILIDTPDVYQRAYDFMRQVMPPELRKLKLYQDKVSLFTRFQIESQIETAFQHEVALPSGGAIVVDYTEALTTIDINSARANKGEDIEETALSTNLEAAEEIARQLRLRDLGGLIVIDFIDMAPLRNQRAVENRLRECLREDRARVQVGRISRFGLLEMSRQRLRPSLGEAHQVVCPRCNGRGQVRGVESLGLSVLRLIEEGAAKEKTARMVIQLPISVASFLLNEKRANLAAIEKRYGAHLFLVPNSHLETPVFEIERIKDVGKGESRVDKRFEMQSYQMANEPSPKKPALLTPSAIPDEPLVKAGSPLFPKPEPQPVAPKAEPDFLRRFWTAFMKGDQELDVAEVVTQETEVVSEETGERGRLPPRRGRSQGRGRRGSGRQHNRKENTQGNEGSGVSSGAESGQAASEAKETQDMQNGTESSSAPSSRTTTRGRRGGRRRRVNATGRYRHRSGRKEEEETKRPEEAQYPEKDSLPSSTVLTTPPAKSPLEETASDRKKAPSEEGREGLSQEPESPGPTKVGVEREQAAAVKEPL
- the kdsB gene encoding 3-deoxy-manno-octulosonate cytidylyltransferase, with amino-acid sequence MSYKVIIPARYGASRLPGKPLLDLAGKPMLLHVVEKAQKSGAEEVLVATDDRRIEAIVQNHGVQVCMTSVQHDSGTNRLAEAVTQKDYPDQTIIINVQGDEPLLPPSLITQAAEDLKTHPKADIATLCVPIANREELFDPNIVKVVRDIQGYALYFSRAPIPWAREDFAAKTGNRWPTSWSYYRHVGLYAYRASFLRRYPQLPVSPLEQAECLEQLRVLYHGGRIHVAIAGTIPPPGVDTLADLERVRQLLVTQERNHN
- the rplM gene encoding 50S ribosomal protein L13; this translates as MKTFSAKPKEVRRDWYLVDANGVTLGRLASEIARRLRGKHKAIYTPHIDTGDYIVVVNAEKIRATGKKMAQKHYYRHSGYPGGIKSLTLEKLLERAPERAIELAVKGMLPKNPLGRAMFRKLNVYGGSNHPHIAQQPQPLKI
- a CDS encoding undecaprenyl-diphosphate phosphatase, coding for MDFIHILALAILQGLTEFLPISSSAHLILLPVLAGWTDQGLAFDVAVHLGTLVAVISYFRLELARMARDWLQSLAAGQQQGESRLAWAVLLGTLPVGLVGIMLTETTQEALRSPLIIAWSTVGFGFLLAYADWAGKQQRNEHTLTWRDILFIGLAQALALIPGTSRSGITITAGLMLGLTREGAARFSFLLAIPVILLAGGLAALDLLNHTETVDWNALALGALISGLCAYACIHYFFKFLQRIGMLPFAVYRLLLGALLFYLFS
- a CDS encoding ABC transporter ATP-binding protein — encoded protein: MKALVIENLQKTYSNHFVALKGIDLEVEQGDFFALLGPNGAGKSTTIGIISSLITKSAGKVSVFGMDLEREPEEAKRIIGLVPQEFNCNGFEKVFNILVTQAGYYGIEPRIARTRAEQRLKQLGLWDKRDECARTLSGGMKRRLMIARALVHDPRLLILDEPTAGVDIELRRSMWQFLQETNTEGTTIILTTHYLEEAERLCRNIAIIDRGAIIEHNSMKTLLTKLNRETFILYLKEPLNFTPALPNYPLHRVDDTTLEAEVRKEEDLNTLFAALSKEGIRVLSMRNKANRLEELFIDLITPSDTLAA
- a CDS encoding low molecular weight protein-tyrosine-phosphatase; the encoded protein is MMILREWFQGSKQVLPRSSEDKIGVLFVCMANFCRSPMAKGLFQQLVAHHHLSHAIFVDAAGTHGHFAGERPDPRARTCCRRRGIDIDRYRARQIQPIDFIKFDYLIAMDHSNLAMLKKLTPEGQARKIRLLLELAPHLRRQDVPDPYYGPPSEFEASLDLIEEAAHSLLNEIRQRHLSSLAPSSG
- the rpsI gene encoding 30S ribosomal protein S9, which produces MAETYYATGRRKTSTARVYLSSGSGNILINNRSIEEYFGRETSRMIVRQPLELVELNEKLDVRIFVRGGGSSGQAGAIRHGIARALVSYDEILKPPLRKAGFVTRDPRAVERKKIGLHKARKAPQYSKR